The proteins below come from a single Edaphobacter acidisoli genomic window:
- a CDS encoding MurR/RpiR family transcriptional regulator yields MPLSKEHRHFAYQPQLARPLDQLSERHQSIIRPVFEGPRDFVLLNVRDMANRLGTAPTTVVRIVQSLGFGSYKEFQHYLHDLSVTSTTILDSMQAAGHTDQPPRFLRDLRRQIVENLDFVEGHIDLQQILEIATRIHEARKTLLLAGDMASPLVDYMEYHLTIAGLPVLAATAPGRATHLVRSTEKGDVVIGISFRRGLRMTIEGIEHAKQNGAYCVGMTDSMLSPLARFTDDLLVVPIDSLSFAASYVAPLAVIDLITAGVGSLRRKQVVKRLKEADQEQKHGYRWYQTES; encoded by the coding sequence ATGCCCCTCAGCAAGGAACATCGCCACTTTGCGTACCAGCCTCAGCTGGCGCGCCCGCTGGACCAGCTCAGCGAGCGCCATCAAAGCATCATCCGCCCTGTCTTCGAGGGTCCGCGAGACTTCGTTTTACTGAATGTGCGCGACATGGCGAACCGTTTGGGTACCGCGCCCACTACGGTTGTCCGCATTGTTCAGTCGCTCGGCTTCGGCAGTTATAAGGAGTTTCAGCACTACCTCCACGATCTCTCAGTTACCAGCACCACCATCCTCGATAGCATGCAAGCCGCCGGCCACACCGACCAGCCCCCACGTTTCCTCCGCGACCTGCGCAGGCAGATCGTTGAGAACCTTGATTTTGTCGAGGGTCACATCGACCTCCAGCAGATCCTTGAGATAGCTACACGCATTCACGAGGCAAGAAAAACTCTGCTACTCGCTGGCGACATGGCTTCGCCCCTTGTCGATTACATGGAGTATCACCTGACGATCGCTGGCCTGCCCGTCCTTGCAGCCACAGCGCCCGGCCGCGCAACCCACCTCGTTCGCTCCACAGAGAAGGGGGATGTTGTCATCGGCATCAGCTTCCGGCGAGGCCTGCGCATGACCATCGAAGGTATCGAACATGCTAAACAGAACGGAGCTTACTGCGTTGGTATGACCGACTCGATGCTCTCGCCACTAGCTCGTTTCACTGACGATCTGCTGGTTGTGCCCATCGACAGCCTTTCATTTGCCGCGAGCTACGTCGCCCCGCTTGCGGTTATAGATCTAATCACTGCCGGTGTCGGCAGTCTGCGCCGCAAACAGGTTGTCAAGCGCCTCAAAGAGGCCGACCAGGAGCAAAAGCACGGATACCGCTGGTATCAGACCGAGTCGTAG